One Kushneria konosiri genomic window, CGACATTGCCGCGTGACCAGGAGCTCAGGACCAGTTGCAGGGTGTACCAGATCAGCACGCCGCAGACGGCAAGCGACAGGGCCATATAGATCAGGCTCAAGCCCTTTTTGAGAGCGTGGGGCAGGGCGTCAAAGATGAAACCGACCTGAAACAGACTGTTTTTCCGAACAGCCAGACTGGCGCCGAACAGGGTCAAGCCTACGACGAGGTACCCTGCCAGCTCTTCGACGACGCGCAGTGAATGGTTGAAGAAAAAGCGCGAGACGATTTCGGCGCTGACGATCAATACCAGTACCACCAGCGCCAGTCCCGCGATAAATCGCACGCCGGCGGCGATCATATCGAACAGGGAGCCGGCAGATGCCGGCTCGTTGACCTGATGGGGGGATGTATCACTCATGAAGGGCTCCGGAATTACTTGCCAAGGGCGTTCAGAACCGCCTCAAGCGCTTTTTCATGCTCCGGTCCCGCCTGTTTGGCCCACTCGCGCCACCATGGCGCCATCTTTTCCTGGGCGCGTTTGATGTCGGACGGGTCGGCATCGACAATCGTCATGCCGGCGTCTGCCTGCTTCTGTTCCTGTGTCTTCTCATCGACGAGGAAGTCCTGAGTGATCCGGGCTGTTTCCTCACTCACGATACGATCGAGTGTCTGGCGCGTGCTGTCCTTGAGGCCTTCATACGCAGAGGCATTGGCGATGATGGCACTGTTGGCGTAGTTGACCGGCAGGCGGTAGTTGTAGGGCAGGAATTCGTGCCAGTTCTTGGCACCGCCCGCACTGGCTGTCAGTACGCCATCAATGACGCCACGTTCCAGCGCCGTCGGTACTTCCGAGCCTGAAAGTGTGATCGGTGAACCACCGAAGGCCTCGACGAATTCACCCTGTTCAGGCGAGGTGACGCGCACCTTGTGATCCTTGAGGTCGTCCAGTGAGTCCATTTTGAAGGTACTAAAGATGACCTGTTGCGGGTAGCGATAGCTGCCCAGATAGGTCACACCCTGATCCGCGAACCCTTGTTTGAGATACGGCTCCATCACCGCGTAGGCCTTGTTCCACTCTTCATCGTTGTTGATCAAAAGGGGCAGGTTGAGAATGCGCGCGATGGGGACGTTGCCTGAAAAGAACAGATCCGCGGCGAAATCGACAATGCCATCGCCGGTGGCCTGCGTGATATCGCTTGAGGAGATTTGAAGTGTCTTGCCCAGGTGAAGCGTGATCGACAGGTCATCGTCCGTTTCCTTCTCGACACGGTCGGCAATTCGTTTCATGCCCTGAACAGCAGCGGTCGTGGACACGGAGGAATAGGTATATCCCGTCCAGTTATCGGCCATGACGTTACTGGTCATCGATGTACTCAAGATGACCAATCCGGATAGTAGAGCATTCTTGATTGTTTTCATCAGGACTTCCTCACGTTCAATGATAAAAGCTCGTTATTTTTGAAGTGTGCGGGTGCATTATTGGAATAAGCCGGCGTATTTTTTCGACTTTCGTCTATATTTTGGCGTCATTTTCAAGAAATTATGGGGTAGTTGGCGCTCTTTCAGACGTCGAGTGAACATGAAAAAGAAGGATTGCTAAAGCGTGTTTTTCTGCATTAAACGTGCAGTGAATCTTTATGCTCAGCCCTTGAGATGAATGTTTTGTCGATGAGACCTTGGTCGTTTTAATTCAGCGAGATAAATCGGAAATTGCTCGATAAAACGAGCTTTTTATATTCGGGAAAAGGGGATGCCAAAAGTGATCGACGTCACCAAAGAACGTCGATCATGGCGGGCAATGCGAAGGCTGATCCAAGTCCGCAGATCAGAACCGATAAAGTCGTTCAGGGTTATCGCGCAGGCAGGCCTGGCGCTGAGATATGGAAAGGGTACGCTCGAGAAACCTGATCATGTCGAGGGAGCTGGGGATAGGCGACGGCGTCATGACGTGGGGCCAGTCGCTTCCCCAGAGGCAACACTCGCGGTAGCGCTCGACAAGATGGCGAGTTAACTCGATGAGGTCGTCATAGCGCCTCGGGTGCTGGCTGACACGGGTGGGGGCAAGTTTGATCCAGACGCGCCCGGTGTCGAGCAGGCGGCAAAGGCGGGTCAGTTCATCAGGATGGCCGGGTGTTACGTGTCCGAAATGATCCAGGACGATTGTTTGCCCTTCCGGGAGCGTCGGTAACAGTGCTGCCAAAATGTCGTAGCGCTCGGGTTCTGTATTGAGTTCGACATGCCAGTCCAGTGCTGCGGCGCGAGCAGCAAGCTCCGGCAGGCGCGCCAGGTCGTGCTGGCCCAGCCGTGTGCGGTCCTGAACGCGGATGCCACGCACGCCAGCTTCGCGCATCGCCTCAAGCCCTGAGGTGTGCTCATCGATCATGACCACGCCACGCAGCTCAAGCGGCGGGTTGAGCGTCTGCGCCTGACGAAGCGTCTCGAGCAGATAGTGGTTGTCGGTGCCATCGATGGAGGCCTGTATCAGCACGGCGCGCCGGATGTCCGAGACCGCGGTTTCCTCCATGAAATGGCCGATGCCCTTGCGAGGGGGCTGGTAGGTCGTCTCGATGTACTCCCGGTCACGGTCGAAGACGTGGATATGGCAGTCACAGGCGGGCGCCATTGAGGTGTGAGTCATGACGCATCTCCCTGGCGCGTATGGCGGTAGCGCCTGATGGTGACACCCAGAACGCACAGCAGCGTGACGGCCAACAGCCCCATGGCGATCGGTGACTGCAAAAAGATGTCAGCGCTTCCGGCACTGGTCAGCAGCGCCTGGCGCAGGCTCTGCTCAAGCGGTGGACCGAGGATCAGCCCGATCAGCAGGGGCGGCAGCGGAAAACCGGCCCGCCGCAGCACAAAGCCAATCCCCCCGGCACCCAGCATCACGGCGACATCGAAAAGACTGTTGTTGACCGAATAGGCACCAAATATCGCCAGAATCGCAATGACCGGGAACAGATGACGGGGGCGGATTTTAATGATGTGAACGGCGCCACGAAACATGGCCAGCCCGAACACCACACAGGGAATGGACAGCAGTATCAGCGCCTCGAAAATCGCATAGACCTCAATACCGTGCTGCTGGAAGAGGAACGGCCCCGGCGTCAGCCCCTGCAGCATGAACGCTCCCAGAATAACGGCGGTAACGGCGTCGCCGGGAATGCCGAGGGAGAGCATGGGCACCAGCGCGCCACCAGTTACCGCATTATTGGCGGCCTCCGGGGCGGCCACGCCCTCCGGTTCTCCCTTGCCGAAGCGGGCCGGATCGCGTGAACGGGAGCGAGCCAGGTTGTAGCTGACGAAGGCGGGCACCGTTGAACCAATTCCCGGCAGGATACCCACCAGGGTGCCGATGATGGAGGACACCATTAAGGTGGCGCGCATCTTCCACAGGGTCAGCCACCCGACCGGGCGATTCGAGGTGCCGTTGCCCGAAATCGGGCCGATGTCAGTGTCCGGTGCCGTCTTCTGCTTGCCGGCAAAGGCCTGCAGCAGTACTTCGGACATCGCGAAAAGACCGATCAGCACCGGAATCAGCGCCAGGCCGTCTTCGGCCGCAAAACTGCCAAAGGTGAAACGCGGCAGCCCCTCGATGGGATCGAGTCCGACAATGCCGGCGGCGACGCCGATCAGTGCCATCAGGGCTGCATCAAGAATCGAACCACCGCCGAACAGCACGATGATGATCAACGCAAACGTCATCAACGCCGCCATCTGTGCAGGGCCAAAATCGAGCGCCAGCGAGGCCAGTGGATGGGCCAGCACGATCAGCACCAGACAGCTGAAAATGTTGCCGAACACACTGGCATAGAGCGCGATGCGCAGTGCTTCTCCGGCACGGCCCTGCCGTGCCATGGGATGGCCATCCAGCGCCGTGGCTGCCGAAGACGGTGTCCCGGGAACGTTGAGCAGTATGGCGGAAATCGAGCCACCAAAGATCGCCCCCTGATACACCCCTAGAAGCAGGATAAGAGAGGGAATGGGGGACATGGTGAAGGTCACCGGGATAAGCAGGGCAATGGCCAGTGTCGGGCCCAGGCCGGGAATTGCGCCGATGACAATACCGACGGCCACCCCCACCAGGGCGGCGATCAGCACCCAGACATCAAGCAGGGCATGGAAGGCATCAAGAAGCATGTGAAGTATCTCTTGGGGTGTCTCGGACGCGAAAACGCGGTGACGGACTCAGGGCAGGGGCAGGTTGAGCAGATGCTGTCCGGCCCAGAAAATGGCAACGGTGACCATCAGCGGCAAGGCCACGTTGAACAGCCAGTGGCGCTCACCCAGCAGCCAGGCCAGCACGATACCGATCGTGGCCACGGTAACGATGAAGCCCAGCAGCGGCATGGTTGCCAGGGCCACGGCCATCAGCATCATGATGAAAAGCACGCGGATCCAGCCGGCAACCGGGCCAATGGCCGTCTCCGACACTCGTCGATGGCGCCACAGTCTGAGTACGGCACCCAGGGCCAGTAGCCACAGCACCAGTCTGGGGAAGAAGCGTGCATCC contains:
- a CDS encoding amidohydrolase family protein, translating into MTHTSMAPACDCHIHVFDRDREYIETTYQPPRKGIGHFMEETAVSDIRRAVLIQASIDGTDNHYLLETLRQAQTLNPPLELRGVVMIDEHTSGLEAMREAGVRGIRVQDRTRLGQHDLARLPELAARAAALDWHVELNTEPERYDILAALLPTLPEGQTIVLDHFGHVTPGHPDELTRLCRLLDTGRVWIKLAPTRVSQHPRRYDDLIELTRHLVERYRECCLWGSDWPHVMTPSPIPSSLDMIRFLERTLSISQRQACLRDNPERLYRF
- a CDS encoding tripartite tricarboxylate transporter TctB family protein, whose protein sequence is MSSQQRASRYGLQSCTCLAILLIAVIGLLTLNDQVTVFDFGDPGPDARFFPRLVLWLLALGAVLRLWRHRRVSETAIGPVAGWIRVLFIMMLMAVALATMPLLGFIVTVATIGIVLAWLLGERHWLFNVALPLMVTVAIFWAGQHLLNLPLP
- a CDS encoding TRAP transporter small permease — its product is MSDTSPHQVNEPASAGSLFDMIAAGVRFIAGLALVVLVLIVSAEIVSRFFFNHSLRVVEELAGYLVVGLTLFGASLAVRKNSLFQVGFIFDALPHALKKGLSLIYMALSLAVCGVLIWYTLQLVLSSWSRGNVAPTFLMTPLWMPQLLIPLGLTFTAIFIIERAIITLRHGGTD
- a CDS encoding tripartite tricarboxylate transporter permease; the protein is MLLDAFHALLDVWVLIAALVGVAVGIVIGAIPGLGPTLAIALLIPVTFTMSPIPSLILLLGVYQGAIFGGSISAILLNVPGTPSSAATALDGHPMARQGRAGEALRIALYASVFGNIFSCLVLIVLAHPLASLALDFGPAQMAALMTFALIIIVLFGGGSILDAALMALIGVAAGIVGLDPIEGLPRFTFGSFAAEDGLALIPVLIGLFAMSEVLLQAFAGKQKTAPDTDIGPISGNGTSNRPVGWLTLWKMRATLMVSSIIGTLVGILPGIGSTVPAFVSYNLARSRSRDPARFGKGEPEGVAAPEAANNAVTGGALVPMLSLGIPGDAVTAVILGAFMLQGLTPGPFLFQQHGIEVYAIFEALILLSIPCVVFGLAMFRGAVHIIKIRPRHLFPVIAILAIFGAYSVNNSLFDVAVMLGAGGIGFVLRRAGFPLPPLLIGLILGPPLEQSLRQALLTSAGSADIFLQSPIAMGLLAVTLLCVLGVTIRRYRHTRQGDAS
- the dctP gene encoding TRAP transporter substrate-binding protein DctP, with the protein product MSTSMTSNVMADNWTGYTYSSVSTTAAVQGMKRIADRVEKETDDDLSITLHLGKTLQISSSDITQATGDGIVDFAADLFFSGNVPIARILNLPLLINNDEEWNKAYAVMEPYLKQGFADQGVTYLGSYRYPQQVIFSTFKMDSLDDLKDHKVRVTSPEQGEFVEAFGGSPITLSGSEVPTALERGVIDGVLTASAGGAKNWHEFLPYNYRLPVNYANSAIIANASAYEGLKDSTRQTLDRIVSEETARITQDFLVDEKTQEQKQADAGMTIVDADPSDIKRAQEKMAPWWREWAKQAGPEHEKALEAVLNALGK